Genomic DNA from Candidatus Sulfurimonas marisnigri:
TGGTGTAACTATCTACCACTCAGCAAACTACTTAGGAACTGGTATTATCAAGTAATTATATTCTAATAAGCTTTTGGATATAATCACCAAAATATATAACTACATAGGGTAAATAATGTTAAATCTAAAAAATCCATATTTATATAATAATCGCGAAATATCTTGGTTACAATTTAACACCAGAGTATTAAAACAAGCTCAAGATGAGTCGCTTCCACTACTAGAACGTCTTAAGTTTTTAGCTATTTACGGCACAAATTTAGATGAATTTTACATGATTAGAATTGCAGGATTAAAGAAACTTTTTGCTGCTGGAATTATTGTTTCGAGTGCTGATAGGCTAACACCTCTTCAGCAGCTTCGCGAAATAAGAAAATATCTTCATCAAGAACAGCAGGTAGTTGAGCACTGCATGAGTGGAATTTTAAAGAAGCTAGACCACGAGGGCATTAGAGTAAAATCATATAATGAACTTAATCAACATGAAAAAAATTATTTAAATAGATATTTCAAAGAAAATATATATCCAGTAATTATTCCTATAGCTGTTGATGCAACACACCCTTTTCCTCACCTTAACAACTTAAGCTTTGGTCTTATTGTTAAACTTAAAGATAGTGATAATGAATCAATTGAGAGATTTGGAATCATTCGTGTTCCTAGACCTTTGACTAGATTTTTAGAGCTTGAAAATGGCACATATGTCCCAATTGAGTCTCTTGTAGCTCAACATATAGAAGAACTTTTCCCTGGCTATACTCTTTTAAAATATGCATCTTTTAGAGTGACAAGAAATGCAGACATTGAAATAGAAGAAGAGGAAGCCGATGATTTTATGGAGATTCTCGAAGAGGGGCTAAAACTTCGTAGAAAAGGGGCTATGGTTAGACTTGAAGTTGGTTCAGATACGGATGAAGAAATTATTAACTTTTTCAATCGTCATACAAACGTTTATAAAGATGATATATATAAGTTTCATACATTCTTAAATCTATCAAGTCTTTGGCAAATAGTTTCAAATAAAAATTTTGCACACCTGCTAGCGGCACCATTTAAACCAAGAATTCTACCACCTTTAGATAATGTTGAAAATATATTCGTTACCCTGGAAAAGCAAGATATTTTTCTCTACCATCCTTATGAAAGTTTTGATCCGGTTGTAAAGTTTATTCAGAGTGCTTCTAAAGACCCTGATGTTGTCTCTATAAAAATGACACTTTATCGTTCAGGGACAAACTCTCCTATAGTTCAGGCGCTTATAGCGGCTAGTGAATCAGGGAAGCAGGTGACCGTAATGGTTGAGCTAAAAGCAAGGTTTGATGAAGAAAATAACCTTATTTGGGCAAAAGCTTTAGAGCAATCAGGAGCACATGTTATTTACGGTATCCAAGGCTTTAAGGTTCATGCCAAAGCAACTTTGGTAACAAGAAAAAAAAATGGTAAGCTAAAACAGTACGCTCATCTAGGAACAGGGAATTACAACCCTGCTACATCAAAAGTATATACTGATATGAGTTATATGACATCTAAAGATGAAGTTACAAATGACTTGACTAGATTTTTTCACTTTTTAACAGGTTTTAGTAAAAAAGGTAAGCTCGATGAGCTTTACATGTCACCATCCCAGATTAAACCGAAACTACTTTCACTTATTCAAAATGAAGCAAGAAAAGGTGTAAATGGCCAGATAATAGCAAAATTAAATTCACTTGTTGATGAAGATGTAATAAGAGCACTCTACAAAGCAAGTCAAGCTGGTGTTAAAATTGATCTTATTATTCGTGGTATCTGCTGCTTAAAAGTAGGGATAGAGGGTGTAAGTGAGAATATTAGAGTTATCTCGATTTTGGGTAAATATCTTGAACACACAAGAACATTCTATTTTAAAAATGATGAAGCTCAAGTTTATATATCTTCGGCTGATTGGATGCCTAGAAATTTAGTAAGACGAATAGAGCTGTTAACAGCTATAAAAGATGAAAAATCTAAAAATAAAATTATACAGATACTAAAACTTCAGTGTTCTGATAATGCTCTAGCTCATGAACTTCAAAGCGATGGGTCTTATATCAAGATAAAAAATGATGGCATCAAAACAATAAATAATCATAAACTTTTAGAAGATTATGTTAATAGAGTTTCAAGAGCTACGAAAAAAGAGTCAGCGAGTTTTATTGAAGAGCTAGCTTCCAATATTTTTGTGGAGAATTAATATGTTACATAGCTTTAAAGGAATTAGTCCTAAAATCGGAAACAGAACTTGGATTGCAGCATCTGCTGATGTTATTGGAGATGTTACTTGTGGAACTGATTGCTCTATATGGTTTGGAACTGTTGTAAGGGGAGATGTGCACTTCATTTCAATAGGAGATAGAGTTAGTGTTCAAGATTTAAGCATGATACATGTAACTCATTATAAAAAAGATGACAAAAGCGATGGACATCCTACTATAATAGGAGATGATGTAACAATTGGTCATCGTGTTATGCTTCATGGCTGTACTATAGAGAATGCTTGTCTTATTGGGATGAGCGCCACTATACTTGATGGTGCGGTTATCGGTAAAGAGTCGATTGTAGGAGCAGGGGCACTTGTTACAAAAAACAAAATTTTCCCTCCACGTTCACTAATAATGGGAAGTCCGGCTAAGGTTATAAGAGAGTTAAGCGATGCAGAAGTTAAAGAGTTATACGCTTCTGCTTCAAGATACGTAGAGTTTAAATCTCACTACCAATGAAATCTACCTCAATCGAGGTAGCTTACAAACTAAGTGCGATAATCTGCATTTATCTTAACGTACTCATGACCCAAATCGCAGCCGTACGCTTTAAAATTTCCTTCACCAATACCTAAATCACAAGAGATAGTGAACTTACTGCTTTGCATAACTGCTGCACATTTTTTCTCCATCTCTTCATTAAAATAGAGTTCTCCCCTATCGTAAACACATAGGTTATCAAATGAAATTTTCAAACTCTCTTCATTAGCCTCAACACCACTAGCACCGATTGTTGAAGCAATTCGTCCCCAGTTTGGATCTTCACCAAAAAGAG
This window encodes:
- a CDS encoding RNA degradosome polyphosphate kinase; its protein translation is MLNLKNPYLYNNREISWLQFNTRVLKQAQDESLPLLERLKFLAIYGTNLDEFYMIRIAGLKKLFAAGIIVSSADRLTPLQQLREIRKYLHQEQQVVEHCMSGILKKLDHEGIRVKSYNELNQHEKNYLNRYFKENIYPVIIPIAVDATHPFPHLNNLSFGLIVKLKDSDNESIERFGIIRVPRPLTRFLELENGTYVPIESLVAQHIEELFPGYTLLKYASFRVTRNADIEIEEEEADDFMEILEEGLKLRRKGAMVRLEVGSDTDEEIINFFNRHTNVYKDDIYKFHTFLNLSSLWQIVSNKNFAHLLAAPFKPRILPPLDNVENIFVTLEKQDIFLYHPYESFDPVVKFIQSASKDPDVVSIKMTLYRSGTNSPIVQALIAASESGKQVTVMVELKARFDEENNLIWAKALEQSGAHVIYGIQGFKVHAKATLVTRKKNGKLKQYAHLGTGNYNPATSKVYTDMSYMTSKDEVTNDLTRFFHFLTGFSKKGKLDELYMSPSQIKPKLLSLIQNEARKGVNGQIIAKLNSLVDEDVIRALYKASQAGVKIDLIIRGICCLKVGIEGVSENIRVISILGKYLEHTRTFYFKNDEAQVYISSADWMPRNLVRRIELLTAIKDEKSKNKIIQILKLQCSDNALAHELQSDGSYIKIKNDGIKTINNHKLLEDYVNRVSRATKKESASFIEELASNIFVEN
- a CDS encoding gamma carbonic anhydrase family protein, giving the protein MLHSFKGISPKIGNRTWIAASADVIGDVTCGTDCSIWFGTVVRGDVHFISIGDRVSVQDLSMIHVTHYKKDDKSDGHPTIIGDDVTIGHRVMLHGCTIENACLIGMSATILDGAVIGKESIVGAGALVTKNKIFPPRSLIMGSPAKVIRELSDAEVKELYASASRYVEFKSHYQ